A window of Salvia splendens isolate huo1 chromosome 8, SspV2, whole genome shotgun sequence genomic DNA:
cacaaacgcactcgttggtcacggcaaGTTCGTTgtccggccaccactccgagccgtttgggctctcaatgaaagcaccaattaatacagaccaaacatgagaactcatcccaaaagactagcctatTAAGAGAGAGatctcatttagtctatataccccacatcagttgttctcacgaccgatgtggaaattgagtccgtaacagtTATGTTAACATTGTAGAATAGAGACAGTGCTTCGATCAAAGCTACAAATAGACGAAGGATAAAATAACAGAAGTGATTGTGATCTCTTCATAGTTGGGTTAATTCTTAAGAAAGTTGAATTAGGTAATTAATTAGCAAATCAGAAGCTAATATATCGGTTTATAACTATACAAGATTAATTGATATTCATTttggtttaattaattatgtaacACATGCATGAACCATCGTGGTTGCCGGCAAGTTTCAAAGAACTAACCAGGTGAAATTTCATGCATTCTAGCTACAATATTTAATTACatagtttttaattatataataaattttattgctTCATCATAACTAACTATTCCGCCTAAATAATTACCGAAAACAAAACTCTCTTATAACAAAAGGTCAAGAATCTAGCTAATTACCGAACACCAGCATACATATTTTCACTAGCTACATGATTACCAACATGCAATGGTACACAAACATTATTTATATACACAACGGggatgttcggtttgcaagattgtatccaggattaaatatatagtgagtttagttcatgagattcaatctcacaaaCCTCGCTCCTTGTCTACTACCAAAAGAGACTCGTCTCGTAGTCAAAATACTGAAGGAGAGGATCATAAGTAAGCAACAATCCATCTTCCTCCACAGGAGGATTAGCATAACTATAACTACTCGTCTCACTCTCCGAATTCGAAGCATTCGAAGACTCATTCCAGAAGCTTCCACAAGCCTCATCCTCCACCGTCCAGCTGTTCAACCCGCTTCCGTAGGATGACCCGGAGCACGATAGCTCGCTGTACCGCAGCTCAGGATAGTCGAACTCCAACGCCTCCTCATTAAACACGTGCGCCGCCAAACCCTCGTTTTGAGCAACATCCTCCCTGAGCATTTCCGACAGCATCAGTTCAAGCTCTTCTTTTGATGAGTTTGTAGAGAGAGAAGCATCATCGAATGGTAGTGAGAGATCTTGAGATGTAGAGAAAGAAGTCGCTTCTGAGGAATCTGTTTTTTCTGTGAAGGAAAGTGTATTTATAGGCTTTGCTGAGTGATTTGGCTTGCGCCGTCTTTCGACACGTGTGTGCCAGAAGTTCTTGATCTCGTTGTCTGTTCTTCCCGGCAGCTTTTCAGCAATAGCTGACCACCTGTTTTATTACAAGAGTTAGTTTGAGTAATTGGACAAACGAAGCACATTTTAGTCGGTAAGACGCGAAATTCGGGAACAGATCTTACTTGTTTCCGAGCTCGGCGTGTAATTTGATAACAATTTGTCGTTCTTCTTTGCTGAAATTTCCTCTTTTGACCCCCGGTTTCAAGTAATTTACCCATCTCAGTCTGCAACTCTTCCCACATCTCTTTAGTcctaaaatcaagaaaaatgatgttaattacataaaataaaaaccccaaatctcttatattaatagtacaattttgtatatatacttaAAAATGAAGTAGATTCTCTTAAAACTAGGCACAAATTCATTACTTCACTTATTATTACAAGTCAAGTCAAGTGATTGATCATTCGACTTTGCACCTTGTCTAGTAGATGTTGTCAGATCGAGGCAATGCTGATCTAGCCGCATCTCTACGTGCATAAACGGTCGCGATTATTTATTAACTCACCGGCATATTTGGGGAGCAATCTCCAATTCCAATGGCCATATCTTTGTATGTAAGATCTCAATttttcgtcttcgtcttcactCCAAGCACCCTTCTTCATTCCATTGCTATCGATTGAAGGTGGCCTCACCAtcttcttttgttctttttgtttttcgttgtgtgtgtgtgttttttttcttttgagtttGTGTTGCTGATTTAGTTTgttaattttgagtgatgtgtgAGGAAGGAAGCTCAGTGTTTATATAGAGAGGTCAGAGGAGAGAGGACAAAGGTTGTACCCTGTGAAAGTGTGTTGACGTAGGAAATAACGTAGGAAGATGGAATTTCAGATATTTTGATGAAAAACACGATTGAAATTTGTGTAAATAAATATCGAGAGTTCATTATTGTATATGTTGTGTGGGGAGATGGATGTTACGTATGTCGCT
This region includes:
- the LOC121743072 gene encoding transcription factor MYB8-like isoform X2, whose translation is MHVEMRLDQHCLDLTTSTRQGLKRCGKSCRLRWVNYLKPGVKRGNFSKEERQIVIKLHAELGNKWSAIAEKLPGRTDNEIKNFWHTRVERRRKPNHSAKPINTLSFTEKTDSSEATSFSTSQDLSLPFDDASLSTNSSKEELELMLSEMLREDVAQNEGLAAHVFNEEALEFDYPELRYSELSCSGSSYGSGLNSWTVEDEACGSFWNESSNASNSESETSSYSYANPPVEEDGLLLTYDPLLQYFDYETSLFW
- the LOC121743072 gene encoding transcription factor MYB10-like isoform X1; protein product: MVRPPSIDSNGMKKGAWSEDEDEKLRSYIQRYGHWNWRLLPKYAGLKRCGKSCRLRWVNYLKPGVKRGNFSKEERQIVIKLHAELGNKWSAIAEKLPGRTDNEIKNFWHTRVERRRKPNHSAKPINTLSFTEKTDSSEATSFSTSQDLSLPFDDASLSTNSSKEELELMLSEMLREDVAQNEGLAAHVFNEEALEFDYPELRYSELSCSGSSYGSGLNSWTVEDEACGSFWNESSNASNSESETSSYSYANPPVEEDGLLLTYDPLLQYFDYETSLFW